The Pagrus major chromosome 5, Pma_NU_1.0 genomic sequence ctgtctgtacagATTTAATTACTGTATTTACATATATCTATTTAACTGCATTGTCCTCAGgtattctatttttttcctgcttactgacaaattgttatatttaatcttttttcaAATTCAGTATTGACTGCTTATCtattaaatgtgttgttgtgtgcGTTGTGTGCTTGTATTGTTTGTCTACTGACCTGTACACTAGGTGCTCTCTTGGTCCACATAGATAGTTTCTTGTCTTTAGGCGTAGCTATAAACATGACGGGCAGAGACTCCCTGGAGGCCATGAAGTCATTCTTGATCTCTGTGTAGTCGACGGCTACACGTGACAAACAGGAGAACAACAATTTAACTTGGCGTTGAAACAGCAATGCACATGAGCAGGATGTTAAAGTGTGTCGGATTTGTATATAGAAAAAGGTCAGATGGGACTTGTTTATGTGACACAGTGGGAAAAGGGGTGTGTGCCCTTGCCTGTGAGCTGGTTGTTAAGGTTGACTACCAGCGGGTTGTTCCTCCAGTCAAAGGAAGAAAGCAGATGAAGGAAGCGAAGGAAGCCGACCTGAGGAGAACTGAGGAACACGGAGAAATTCATTCACATGACCTACTGAACGAACAAagggaagtgaaaaaaaaaatgcacaccCAAAAATGTGACCAGGGAGGCGGAGGGATTATTGAAAAGTAGAGGCGGAAGTTACCCAGGAGGAGTAAAAGGCGCAGGCTGCAGGAAAACAGACGCCACCAGCAGGTCTGCTGTGTCCTCTGTCATGTCGTCACTGAGGAGCTGAGCCCCCAGCCAGCGTTTGGCCAGGCGACACACTGCCCCGAAACAtgggtgctgctgctggagcctACCAACAACATggggtaaaaataaaataatgaaaaacagacaaaaataaagcGACATGAATAAAGTTAAGAAAAGTAGGACAAAAGCTGAAGAAAGTGAAAACGCATAACTGAAAAATAGAGATAGAAAAGACTAAGGGAACCAATAGGAACCATACAATCCTGatttctcacacaaacacatagataTTACATTGTGTTACAGTTTTAATTTTACCCATGCAATGTGCTGGTAAGTAGAGGCTTGTGAATGGTGGTCATCTCCAGAGCCTGAGCCTCCTCATTGTCCCTGACAACCTGCAGCCCCTCTGCAGTCACACTCTCTCTCAGCACCTGAGGCTCACGATGGTACGCCACCTGGATGCGGAACACCAAACCATCCTGTATACATAAAGAGTGggaaaagaaacaacttaaataaaacacattactaataacatttgattaaaaatgtgtcaacttCTTGCCTGGACATACCATAAAcatagattaaaaaacaaaaacattttttactgcCTTACTACTTTTCTCACAGACAAGTGTGCGACAtgtacacaaattaaaaaacgtACCTTCCAGACATCCAGGTGTGTGGGGCAGGGCCGGCATGTGTAATTATGGTGCTTTTTCAGTAACTCTCCCAAGCGGACGTGGAAGGCAGCTCGGATATGGCGGATGGCGAGGCGGTCGTGAGGCCACTTTCCACTTCCCTCCATGTGACAGATCACTGCAAGAGCAGGGTTGGCAATACACTGGTATATGAGTTTGTATAGCTCAATGTCTGTGTTAAAGAGGCAGTCATTTTCTGGCTTTGGAAAGGCTGCGATTCAGTTATTTAACAATTTTACCCATTGTTGTAATTGCAGATTGTAAAAAAATTAGAGGaaacacacatgtaaaaaatacattttatttagtgagaatgaaaattcattaaacattttctaTGGCAGACAGTGAAGAAATGACTTAAGTCTATATGTAGTTTTTAACAAGACTAAACAAGAGCTATCAACTAAACTTTGTCACTGGTGGATGAGACACTAACCTGTAATAGGGGTGATGTACGCAGGGCAGGGTTTGCCTTCCTTTGGCACCAATGATCTGGAaatcttttctctttcaaagAATGAATGGTCCAGCTTCAGTGGCTGAGGGGGAAAGACCTGCAAGGTACAACTGAAACGTTAGAACACTCATAAAGCCAAATTCACAATTAGCAATTAACAACTACGGCCATTGATGACTTTTAAAAAACTCTTTGAATTGGAGATGCATAATGGAGGTTACTAAGGGATATAGATGCAACATTACTTACATTTTAATACTTCTACTATGTCTTTACCTGTGTGTATCTGAGTGCAGGGTGAGCTCCTTGCACTGCTGTGATGGAGAGAGGCAGATCTTCCAGCCTCCACAGTTTTCTACTCAGGTCATCATAGGACTGAACCACCAGTAAACTCTCCTCCTCCCCGGTACTGGGCTCCTGAGGAGCATAATACATGTCAAACACATGCTGTACATACACAGCATCACAGAGAATATTCTTttagtgatgaaacaggaacaCTGACAGCAACTAAAGACTTAAATGAATATTGATTAGGCCATTACTTAAAGGTCTAGATCAACAGGTACACACTTTGCACATTGGAATCAGTGGTGCgattaaaatgattgtttttcatAACATGCTTGCATTTTTTATGCTTATGCCaaggacattttatttatctatacTGCATCTATTTATATCATCAAGCTGTTGTCcatatgactttttttctttacatatttACCCATATTTTTACAGggtattattacatttttattccattttataCCTACACCAAGGACATTTTACAATGAAATGTGTCCTGCTGTTGTCGATATAattgtatatttaaatattttcctATTTGATTATTATATTTGAACGTCATTACTATTTTCACTatcattttttactttatttcgATGTTTTTCAAAATTGTATACTAAGGTCTCAGTTGCAAATGAGATCTTGATCTCAATATGACCTGTTTACATAAACATCTATATCATACAATATtcatcacaaacacataaaacatcttgcatcatttttaaaaaaaaaaaaattaatcgaTTATATTCAGAATGTGATGTCTATTACCAATAAGTCATGATTCAATCGAATCAATTTAACTTTTACCTCACTTCCCGTTTTGATGACGTCATCCACCATCGCCCCCACATATCGCACAGAGGATTCGGGGATATCTGCATGCCTGGTggataataaatatattattttcttattaaaaacGAGGCTTCAACGAACTCGTGCCTGCACTCGCCTCACTGTTACTCTCTGTTGGGACATTTGCTCAAGTGAAACAGGTCACAAAGTGGTCTTTTATCCCCCCCAAAGACCCATTTTTGCGATGACAGTCGgcgctaacattagctagctagcttgctaacgtGGAAACACATTACTCGTCTGAGCCGCACAAAGCATGAAGCGTGCGGGGAGGAGACGGAGCTCTGTCTGGGACTGCTTTGAACAAGTGGGGAGCTTCGTCCGCTGCATGAAATGTGACGTTACACTGAAGTACTGCAGCGGAGGCACCAGCTCCATGATGAGCCACATGAGCAGACACCATCCGTCCACCACGCTGCTGGACGAGGACGAGAAGCCGGTGATTTGTACCGTTCAGTGCGTCGAGGAGGAGAGTGCCGCTAACTCGGACATCATGCAGGTTGCCATCATGTCAcccaacacaaacatgaatacCAACCCCCCCGAGCGGGACTATGGGGAGAGGAAGCGCCTGAAGCGCAGCTCTGTGTGGGACATTTTCATCAAAGTGGACGACGAGGTTCACTGCACGTTGTGCGACACAAAGCTCAAGTACAGgagcagcaccaccagcatGATGTACCACATCAAAAACAAGCACCCGGACACTGTGCCCAATGATGGCGTGTCACTGGCGACACATGCAGAGGTGACTGAACTCATCTCCAAAATGATAGAGAAGGACATGCTTCCAGTCAGCATGGTCAGCGGGGAAGGCTTTCGTGAGCTACTTGCATACACTGTGCATAATTATAAAATGCCATCTGTCGGGGATATCACACGGCTTATTGAAGGCCATTTCCATGAGAAGATGGAGGAGCTTGCATTGCAGCTGAGCAGAGTGGAGAAAGTGGCCCTCACAGCTGATTTCTGGACAGCCCTCCCATATCAGAGGTACATCACAGTTTTCTGTTCATTCATAACAGAGGACTGGCAGGGGAGGTCAGCcgtgctgcagacacacaagcTGCCATCAGACAGCCTCATTACTACAGACAGTGTCACAGAGAGGCTTCTTAACACTGTGCAGACCTGGGGCATTGGTGGGAAGGTGACTGCGTGCGTTCATAACAACACACAGGACATCCCGTCAGCTCATGGGTGCGCCCATGTCACCTGGGACTATGCCACTTGCTTTGCAAGCACGTTGCAGCTCGCAGTCTGTGATGGGCTTAGTGAGGATCTAGTCCGCATCATTGCTGCTGCTGGGAAACTAGTCAAGCACTTTAATCACAACTTGCTGGCAAGTGAGGCCTTGGAGCACAAGCAAGTTCAGATGTGCCTGCCACAGCACAAGCTAACTCAGTCGAGCAAAGCCAGATGGGACACGATCTGCGATATGTTTGAACGGCTACTTGAGCAACGGTGGGCGATCAAAGCCGTCCTCTCTGACCGGACAATAACCAACAGGCAGGAAGCCCAGAACCTTGAGATTGAAGATGATTGCTGGCAAATAATTGAGAATTTCACACCTGTGCTGGCAACGCTGAAATGGGCAACAACAGTCATATCAGCTGAAACTGAGGTGTCCATTTCAAACATCTACCCAATCACGTTCAGCCTCATTCAGACCCACCTTGTGCCAAAAGAGAATGATGTTGAACAAGTCTCTGAGTTCAAGCTGAAAGTTCAGAGGTCACTTAAAAATCACATGGAGGTAGGCATGAACCAATGCTGCTATCAAGTTTAGCTTTGACCAGTGATATTAGAACACATGCTGACAATAAGcttcattttgataaaaatagacattttaCCTAATAATTACTTTGAATAATTCTTTATcaatgttatttcattttactgttcTCAGGTTGACTCTAATGACCTCGCCTCCAAACCAGCTCTGATGGCCTCTATGCTGGACCCTCGTCACAAACATCTCAGCTTCCTGACGCCCACGGGAAGACTGGCTGCAAAGGTTAAACTGCATGAGCTGGTCTCAAAATTAGATGTGATAAACATTGCTGTGGGCCCGAAGGATGAACAACAGGAGACCCTGATCACACCTGATATTAGCCAGGTGGCTGTGCCTTCACAAATGAGAAGTGACACCAAAAACACCATGATGTTGCTCCTCGGAGACAACTACAGCTCCTCCTATGCCACAGACTCCGAGGCTCAGGTAGATTACTATTTGAGAGACATCGCCCCCTCGTTGGACACAAACCCTCTTGACTGGTGGAAGGTAAATGGACCAAGATTCCCCAAACTGGCTACTCTGGCAAGACACTATTTGTGCGTACCTGGGGTATCACTGCCATCTTTACTGTCAGAGGCTGGACAAACATTTGCCACGATGCGTACAAGACTGAGCCCGGAGCATGTTGACATGATGATCTTTGTAAACAGAAATGCATAATGTGCATTACATAATGGAGATGCACACTGACTGAATAAGGTTACTGAAGGAAAGTGGATGGCATGTTAGGTAGACGCCTTGACAGGAAGTTACAGGAGTCAGAGAGGATGTGGAGACAGTAGGACTATAAAAACAGCAGGTGCTCTCCCGCTGTTGATATGTTGTATATGCTGGTGCTAAAAATGCTACGGACAATTTTTTCAGTTAACAAAAAGTTAGAAATCTTTTCCTCAACAGTAGCTGTGAGCTGAACTGCAGTCATACGTAACTATACCTAAATGTAgttccttaaaactaaaacccAATGATTTGTCTCATCACCTCACTCGAACTTGACGGCTGACATTCCTGGCTTAAAACTGAGGACGAGTCAGTGGTAAAATTATGTCAGCGCGATCTGAGTGAACATGTGATGACTACAAATCCCTGGCATTAAACATCTAAGGGAGGCTACTAACAGGGTAACAAGTTGCAGTCCTTCATGTGCCTCATTTACTTTAACACATTGCCttatatattatgttttctcTTGTCAACAAATCAAGACAAAAATCATTAGGGAAACAAATAATGAAGGAGATAAACCACTGCTGTGTTCTTTTCTTACAGTGTTGGCAGACTGAATATTTGTATTACAGGTAGAGGCTCACTGACCAAACTAACCACTATATTATTGCCAGTATTAATGTGATGTATGTTGTGTCTACTAGTGTGCTATGCCAAGATAAAATACATACAGCTGTAGCAGGTGTGTGATGATCTGTTTGGGGACCAGTTGTTTTTGGCACATGCTCTTTCCCTCCCACAGCACAGCTTCTGTGATGGCACTGTCCTGGAAACGCCGCAGCTCAGAGCGCGAACCCCACAGCTGACGAAACTCGGCTGCCTGGGAGAGGaacattatgtttattattaggGTTATTCCACGATCATTATCGGAAATGCCTGGTACTGcctaaaataatgaaaaaggtcTATGAGCTGATCCAGTTCACAATGTATTTACTAGAAATGGGACCCTGCTACCTCCCAGCAGTGACTTGTTTACCTGTATgcaacttttttacttttttttactgtacagGTAGGCAATACAATATTGTGCAATAATGTTCTTATGCAGTGGTAGCAAATCGGTTCAGGGATTGGATTTAgtagagggaaagaaaaaaacggTATAGGTACATCTTTAGTtgttaataatgaataattgcACAAGCATGTTAACATAAATGAAAagttgacaaaacaaacaaaaaactttaaaaaacaagtgGAAATTCTGTACCCTCATTCGACAGGTAAGACAAGCTTTTTAAACTGCAAATATTAGCAATATTGTGTTCATGAATGCTACATTTGTTTGGGTTACTGCAGTACTATTACATcctataaaatatttacaaccaTAATCGCAGTCAAAAAGAGCACTAAGCAGATCTTaattaagaagaaaaaataattagGTAGATACTGATGCAAACAAATGGGCCTCCTCTTTGTAGCACTTGATATTGCACTCATAGGAATGTAAAATGACCTTGCATCTCCAACCctaattggaaaaaaaacaaaaacattacatatacagaaaagagagagaggtgagatTACCTTCGGGCTGTCTGCAGATGGGCCTCTTTCCAGGACAGAGGTTGCCAGCTCTGGATTTAAGACCAAAccaaaggagagaggaggctggGCCTTGTGTTTTGGGGCTTCACTCTCCACAGCCCACTGTGCATGATGACGCAAAAAATTAAGTAAGTTCAACAAAATTCAGTGATTCCTTGACTGTACGTATGATTTACAAGACGGTTTTATTTTTGACTCACTTAACTATTTTGAGTCAAACAATATGTGCTGTTATAGTATTAGTGACTTTATAACCCGTTGAATGTAAATCTTTCCCACCTCGGGTTCAGGAGAGAGGGAGTGCGTGAGGAGGTGGATCCTTTCGCCCAGTCCTCGCTGAAGCAGTGACAGAATAAAAGGGAGCGCAGTGTGGACATAATTTCCACTGTGGTCCATCAGCTCGCTGAGGAGATTGAGTTTCTTACAGCTCGACTGAAGCTTCACCAGCTCACATAAcctgtgtgtgggtgggagatgaaaagcaacaaatcagAAGAGCTGAGAGACGGGTGAGGATGAATGAGTTCTGCTCTGATGGGAAAACTAACTTGACGTGATAGCAGCAGGCAGTAGGTTGTACCCTCTTTATTAACGGACAGAAGGGACCCTGACAATTAACCTTCTCACCTTTGAGAAGGTGTCTTTAATAGAAACTCTCTTAAGAGATGTAAAACTAAGCTGCTTATGAAGTCCATAAGAGAGAGACTGGGTGTAATTAGTCTTTGTTGCATTAGTTGATAAAACGGAGTCATACTGGAATACGTGGTCGCTTGTCCTTATCATGGGTTTGGGGGTCATGAGGAGGCTGTGGAACCCATCCACTGTGGGGTCATCCCAGAACTGCATCGACACAGACGCCTCGGCCTGCAGCTGAGAACCAAGATGAAAAGGGTCAAAATCTGTTGCTTAAATAATCCCAGCAGTAAAAGTGCATCTTGCTtgaacacacatttgttttttttatagtatATACCTGTTTGTAGGTACAAGCAGTCATGTCAGCACACATGTTAAGATGTCCTGAAGGGTCGACAAACACGACCTGGAAAGCATTGTGGAAGTCTGCCAGAGACGGCTGCAGAGAGAACAAAAACGGGACGATAGTGATTAATGTAGGAGGTTAACAAAGCATGAATAATCTACACACACATTGACTGTGAACTAGATCACTCACAGCTGTTGAGTCAGGATCTCTGGCTAGGCTTATTCCATTCACTGTCAGGTCTGTAGATGCTGAGGGTAACAACAGGAGGTGGGTGAGTTGAAACATATTCAAACTAGAAGTAAGCACAACTTCAGTATCATCATATCACGTATAGTTTCCCATATAATCCACTAAACTCTGGTGAAGTagatttgacattttcttaCCCAGGAAGTTCAAGCTGTTTCGAAGCAGCTGATAGGCCGTCATGGTGTTGCTTATTCTGTGAGTGGTCAGCAGATAAGTCAATAGCATTGAAGCCAGGAAGCCATTAAAACAACCAGTGCCCTATAAGACATTGAGAGAGCAACACAGAGGGAAGGTGAGACAAACTATGTCCGAAGACTGATGAATAAGTACTATGTAAAAAGAAGGAAGTAAAGGAAGAGCTGTTTGCAAGCCTCCAACCTGGTCGAGCTCTCTTTGGCGAAGCCAGACTTTGAGCAAGGCCACCCCATCAGCAAACGCTGAGCACTGGGAGCTGACAGCAGAAAGAAACTGGAGGTGAGCCCTGGGCAGTAAATCCCCCAGGACAGAGCTGTTGTAATGTGGAGTGGCAGGTTCGCTCCACtctgcaacaaacaaacaaggaaaaaaagacttaaattgAACTGTTTCTGAAAAACAATGAGATCCCGAATTTACATATTATCACTGAGAAATAGTGATTGACGGTGATAAGATAATTTTAAGATAATTTTGTTAGATCATTTTCGAAGAACCGGTCTTATAAATTCACAATCTTACCAGACAGGGAGGTCTGCGATCCGGTGTACCAGTCCGTCCTGATGTTATTCCTCTGAGGGTGGAATCGACTGGGCTTGAAGAATCCAGGAGGCGGACAGGCATGAACACGTAATGTGAAGCTAGAAGAGTCTTTACCTGAAAGATAGGAAACCATAACACATCTCAAaacagtaatttaaaaaaatcctgtttaaCAATAGATAATACTTGAATCCGAATACAGTGCTCTTTGAAGGTAGTTAAGTACATGGAGGGGTCAGCAGCAGAACAGGTCGGAGTCGATTCCCGTGGAGACAAGAATAACGCATAGTCCCAATGTCAGAGGAGGACGCCAGATGCTGGGCCAGGCCTGCCAGGTAGAGAGCCCTTTTCCTCGGATACCTCTGGTTCAAGACATCCTTTGGGTGGAGTACATCCTAATAACAGATGAGACACCAGTGTCACTTGCAACCTAATATCAGTATTgctattttacatttaatacatGACAACAACATCTTGCTCTAAGGGTGACTCACAGCTGGGATTGTGACAGCCAGGTCCACCATGATGCGTGGTTTGATGCAGGTGCCCAGGGGGAAGCTGCCGATCAGATCAATGGAAGCAGGAGGTGCCATGTGGAACTTTCCCTTAGTTGTTTTGGGCACCAAGAGGAAGGGGACTTTAACTGCACTAGACAGCCATGAGGGGTCACTCACCTGAACACATAGAGAGATTAGAGTAAAAGATGTGGTTACAGGTTTTCTGACCATGAAGATTATCCCGAAATGAAAGTACTACGTACCTCAACCTCTGGTGAATCTGGCACAGTCTGCAGCAGCTTGGTGACCGTCTGAATGAAGGAATCTATTTGCTCTTTCTTTCGCTCACTCAGGGCGACCTCTTTCAGCAGCTCTTCCATCTGTTGTTGACGACACATTATCAACATTTGCAAGGAGTGTGTGAGAGCTTGTGTGGCTATTGTTGACATGGGGTAATGTTAGGAAGTCAGAGGTCTCACCTGCATTTTGAGCAGGCTGCAGTGAAACAGGCTCTCAGCCTCCTTCAGCTGGTTCAGCTCCTCGGCTGATGGAGGTCTGTACAGGTCACTTCGGGACAGCTTCACCGGGTGATAGaccacctcctccccttctGCTTCCTCAGGTTTGCTCCTTTTGGCTTTAACGGGAgcctcatcttcctccttctcATGAGAGGAGCCTGAGGGAATCATCTGTACAATAACAACAGTACATGAAGTAGCAGCAATAGCAGCCCAGCTTGATCAAATCGTTTAATGTGCAATATTACTTGCAAGAATCAGGATAATCAGAATGTGGTATATAAACTAGGCAAACTAGAAACTGATATGTTATTTAAACTGAGCTGTTAAAATTCAGTTTCTATCATTAGATGTTGTAGATGTAACGTAATTGCAAAATCGTAGGCAAAGCATGCAAGGAAAACCGGTGTACCAGAGAGGAAAACTGTCCAATTTGTCCGCTACAATTGTGATAAATGTCGCAATTCttacctctcctggctcctctGCGACTGtctgcttcttcttcatgtcttctctcttctttcaaGCTTTTCTAGTTCAGATATTTCCAAAGTTTTGATCAACAGCGCTTTCCCTTCATTGCGCTCTCACATGTGCAACGGGTTAGCCAAACATGCTACAAGCAAAATATTGCCCTGATTGGTGTCGAAGCAGCGAGGCTGAACGGTGATTGGCTCGCTGCTCGTCGAACGTCACGTCGGCTTCAGCAAGATAGGTTGCACGAGCAGTCTCTCGTATGGTGCGCGTGATGTGTTCAAGTCCCCAGGACACTTTCATGCTGGAAAGTAATTAAGTATATTTACTTGaggtacaattttaaggtaatTGTACTcgacttgagtatttacattttctactaCTTATAgctccactccactacattttagaggctaATATGTGTAGTTTTCATTCCTCTACGTGTATTTGATCCCTTTAGTAACTACTCTGCATATCgaatcagagccaaagtagtgcatttttaaaagtaacatattttattgataattggattagaaaaaacactgattctgataatctgaaaaatgctgaatatcaggtCTGATTATAATCAGTCGCCCCATAAATACATAGTATAAAGCTAGATAAATGAatatatgtatgaattacttttacttgtacttttgatacgtTTCTTGCCGGAAAATTACTATTCACgctttaatatcagatattttaagaaTTGTACTTAATTACTATTTTTATGGGTgcctttcacttttaccaaagtaatatattaacacaatatctttacatGTAGGTAAGTGTTACTTTTGAGTACTTTTGACAACATAGTAAAAAAAGTCCATGCAGTAAACATACAGGTCAAAGTCAAGTAAAgccatttattaaacaaatgtaagattcaagattaatttcattgtcataCAACACAAGATTGGATAACGAAACTCCCTCAGCTACACAGACATATTATCAATAATAAAGACTAATAAtccacaaacacatgcacatacttGTGTGGGCACACAAATATTGTATGGCCGGATTAATTAGTTGGTTGTTTCAGGGAAACAAgaataatgaaaacagtaaacCAGTCTCTCAGTAAGCGCTGATCTATAGGATggacatgaaaatgtaaatagacCCTTAATAGATCCCCCATCTTAGAATGCCATAATCCAATATCCTTGCTTCatagtgttttactttttatgaGGTACGTATTTATCCCTATCTTTGCTATATTAGGCAGGAGGTATTGATAAAACACATAGCTTTCTTgtaattatatattaatattaaagaaATGGCAATGCACATATTGAATTCACAGTTTATTTGGTActattttttatacatatacagtGTGTCTCACTACTGTATTGCAAATATAGAGAAGCTGAAAAATacatggaggaaaaaacagaatctTTGCAAAGTAATTATCTT encodes the following:
- the nol6 gene encoding nucleolar protein 6; amino-acid sequence: MKKKQTVAEEPGEMIPSGSSHEKEEDEAPVKAKRSKPEEAEGEEVVYHPVKLSRSDLYRPPSAEELNQLKEAESLFHCSLLKMQMEELLKEVALSERKKEQIDSFIQTVTKLLQTVPDSPEVEVSDPSWLSSAVKVPFLLVPKTTKGKFHMAPPASIDLIGSFPLGTCIKPRIMVDLAVTIPADVLHPKDVLNQRYPRKRALYLAGLAQHLASSSDIGTMRYSCLHGNRLRPVLLLTPPCKDSSSFTLRVHACPPPGFFKPSRFHPQRNNIRTDWYTGSQTSLSEWSEPATPHYNSSVLGDLLPRAHLQFLSAVSSQCSAFADGVALLKVWLRQRELDQGTGCFNGFLASMLLTYLLTTHRISNTMTAYQLLRNSLNFLASTDLTVNGISLARDPDSTAPSLADFHNAFQVVFVDPSGHLNMCADMTACTYKQLQAEASVSMQFWDDPTVDGFHSLLMTPKPMIRTSDHVFQLCELVKLQSSCKKLNLLSELMDHSGNYVHTALPFILSLLQRGLGERIHLLTHSLSPEPEWAVESEAPKHKAQPPLSFGLVLNPELATSVLERGPSADSPKAAEFRQLWGSRSELRRFQDSAITEAVLWEGKSMCQKQLVPKQIITHLLQLHADIPESSVRYVGAMVDDVIKTGSEEPSTGEEESLLVVQSYDDLSRKLWRLEDLPLSITAVQGAHPALRYTQVFPPQPLKLDHSFFEREKISRSLVPKEGKPCPAYITPITVICHMEGSGKWPHDRLAIRHIRAAFHVRLGELLKKHHNYTCRPCPTHLDVWKDGLVFRIQVAYHREPQVLRESVTAEGLQVVRDNEEAQALEMTTIHKPLLTSTLHGLQQQHPCFGAVCRLAKRWLGAQLLSDDMTEDTADLLVASVFLQPAPFTPPGSPQVGFLRFLHLLSSFDWRNNPLVVNLNNQLTAVDYTEIKNDFMASRESLPVMFIATPKDKKLSMWTKRAPSVQILQRVVMLAAESLKVLEQQLMDGSQIQDVRVVMRPPLDAYDVLIHLNPKQVPLLSQAVDPPTVTFGRGVMAGSVSQSGGALPVIDYNPVALYLAELRESFGDLALFFCDPYGGTVIAVLWKPKAFIPMPFKTSQMTARSVEVTGEQVNAIPNVEAILEDFRIMGQGLVKSVEARTEKWSF
- the LOC140996298 gene encoding E3 SUMO-protein ligase ZBED1-like, which produces MKRAGRRRSSVWDCFEQVGSFVRCMKCDVTLKYCSGGTSSMMSHMSRHHPSTTLLDEDEKPVICTVQCVEEESAANSDIMQVAIMSPNTNMNTNPPERDYGERKRLKRSSVWDIFIKVDDEVHCTLCDTKLKYRSSTTSMMYHIKNKHPDTVPNDGVSLATHAEVTELISKMIEKDMLPVSMVSGEGFRELLAYTVHNYKMPSVGDITRLIEGHFHEKMEELALQLSRVEKVALTADFWTALPYQRYITVFCSFITEDWQGRSAVLQTHKLPSDSLITTDSVTERLLNTVQTWGIGGKVTACVHNNTQDIPSAHGCAHVTWDYATCFASTLQLAVCDGLSEDLVRIIAAAGKLVKHFNHNLLASEALEHKQVQMCLPQHKLTQSSKARWDTICDMFERLLEQRWAIKAVLSDRTITNRQEAQNLEIEDDCWQIIENFTPVLATLKWATTVISAETEVSISNIYPITFSLIQTHLVPKENDVEQVSEFKLKVQRSLKNHMEVDSNDLASKPALMASMLDPRHKHLSFLTPTGRLAAKVKLHELVSKLDVINIAVGPKDEQQETLITPDISQVAVPSQMRSDTKNTMMLLLGDNYSSSYATDSEAQVDYYLRDIAPSLDTNPLDWWKVNGPRFPKLATLARHYLCVPGVSLPSLLSEAGQTFATMRTRLSPEHVDMMIFVNRNA